A window of Desulfuromonas soudanensis genomic DNA:
TCCCAATCTGCTGCGGGGGATAGAGCTCGGGGTGGCCGGATTCGTACCGAAGCCGTTCAAGGATGAAAAGCTCCTTGCCACTCTGAACAAGGCGGCACTTCCGGTGCTGCAAAAAAAACAGTTACTCGGCCTCGAAAGCGAACTGCACAATTCAGTGGAGCAACTCCTCGGCAAAGGACCCAAACTAAGGAAAATCGCCGGGCAAGTCGTGCGGATCGCCCGCAGCAACTACGCCCTGCTGATTCAGGGGGAAACCGGCACCGGCAAATCCCGGCTGGCGATGCTGGTTCACGATCTCAGTACCCGGGCCGAAAAGCCTTTCATCACCGTTCAATTGGGTTCCATTCCCGAATCGCTGGTGGCTGCCGAACTTTTCGGGCATGAAAAGGGCGCTTTTACTGGAGCCGAAAAAAAACGGGAAGGATTGGTCCACGCCGCCCAGGGTGGAACCCTGTTTCTCGATGATATCGATGCCGTCCCCCCTTCGGTGCAGGCCTTGCTCCTTCAGCTGGTGGAAGAGAAAAACTATCGTCCGCTGGGCGGCAATCGCAAAATTCCCGCCGATATCCGCATCATCGTCGCCAGCAATAAGGATTTGGCCGCCGAAGCCGCGGCAGGGACTTTTCGCCGGGACCTCTTTTACCGCCTTGCAACCTTCATGATCGAAATGCCGCCGTTACGGACCATTCCCGAAGATATTCCGGGCCTTGCTGCCAAGTTTCTGCTCGAAGCCTGCCATGAAATCGGCAGGCCGACCCCGGAAATTTCCGAGGGCGGGCTGACCTTGCTGCAGTCCCATTCCTGGCCCGGAAATATCCGGGAACTGCGCAATACCATCAAGCACTCGGCAGTCATGGCAGACGGCAGGGTGACTGCGGCCATCCTGCAGGGGACCCTGGGTGAGCCTTCCCCTGCCGCCGGGAAACCTGCAAACGACCTGACTACCTGCAACGATGGCTGTGCCAACAGCCTCCCGCTGGAAATGGCCGACGTGGAAAAATGGGCGCTGACGCGGGCACTGGCCGCGGCGGAGGGAAAGAAGATGGTCGCAGCCCGCCTTCTCGACATGAATTACTACACATTCCGCCGCCGATTGACGCGGTACGGCATGTGTGGCGAAGTGGACGACTAATCAATATGGGTATCCAAAATAGATACCCAGAGACCTCCCTGCAACCTATCCCAATCCATAGTTGCTTGAAATTGCTAACTTTTTTCTTGGCACAAATAGTGGATAGATTAAAAATGCAACTCTCTTTCCGGCGAAAGAGCACAAGTCCTGATTTACCGTCCCGGCAGCGGCCGGGAAAATGTCCTCTTACGGCCTGGCATTGATTCACCAGGAGGGATCCCGCCTCGCGGTTTCCCCGAGACAAAACCGGCAACACCACAATTGAACCCCACCATACTCCGACAAGGGCAAACCCGGAGAAATCCGGAGACGCAAAGCCACGGGCCCTCATCCTTCAATACCGCCACTTTCGCCGCGACAGCCCTGGCTGCAGCGGCCGAATCGGCGAAGGGGGAAAGGGTCGCCGGGCTACCGAAGAGACGGGGAGTATGGAACAGGCACAACCATTGTGTCGACGCCCATTCTCCCCGAGAACCTGGGCTATTTTTTTTCGAGGCCAACCGGGAGCGAATCGACGAATGAATACAGAAATCAAAAAGTGTCCCCATGGTGACAAATTGGCTTTCGGCCCCGGCCGGTCGATCGATGCACCAATCACCCAGGCCTTTCATCAATTTCAGATGCACTCCGAAAAACAGGCCCTTGACCTGGCGGTACGGTTGCGGGTTCTGGGCAAAAGCCTGGCCTCAGGATGCCCGGGGCGCGGGGTCGCCGGCGGCAAAGAAGCGGAAGGTTTCCAGTCCCTGCGCCGGCAATTGGATAACTACCTGCTTTCACTGGTCGATCATGGATTTGAAGAACACCCGTATTTTCCAACCGTTTGCCATTGCCTCCGGGAATCTCTCCCCTCGGACCTGAACGGGTGTGCAGGGGAGCACTGTTCGATTGAACGGGTTGAGACCTTTATTTCACTGTTGTCGGAACGGAATCGGGGGGGAGAAGACGTCTTTCCGGGGGAGTCGGCACCCTCGCTTTCTCTTTGAAGTACTAGGAGCCTGTCGGACTATACGGGCCGAAGCGAAAAATTGGATATTTGAGGACAGATTCGGGCTTGTTTGAGAGCCAATAGTCGTCTCTATTGGTCGAAAAGAAGCTCGGATATGGACCAAATAGACGATTTTGCAGCCGGCTCATGGATAGTCCGACAGGCTCCTAGTACGAAAGTACAATAATCCAGACCCAAGGACGGGCCCTGTCGTGAAAACCTTTTTCCTCGCAATCCAAAACTGCACCCGCACCCTCTGCCGCTGTCTCCTGGCGACATTGCTGGTGTTGACATGCGCAGCGCCTGTCATGGCCTGGCCACTGGATGGAGAGTGGATTCCCCTGACCCGAAACGGCGCCATCCTCCAGGATCCGACCGGAGACGCATCGAAATCAATCGACATCGTCTCGACGCCGACCGATGCACCGGTCTACTTCCACAACGACGGCGTTTACCTCAACTTCCGCATCCGCCTCAACGGCGACCCGCGCCAGGGGAGTGGACTCCAGTCCTCCGGCTGGGGGATCGAACTCGATATCGACCAGGATGCCGACGATTACGAATGGCTGATCATGTGCAGCGGCCTCCCTTCCGCCGAAGGGGTGTTTCTGGAGAGAAATACCGTTCAGGGGACCATCGGCGAGCCGTCCGACGCCGCGGAACAGTTCGTCGCCCAGTATCCGCTCACCGGCTACTTTCAGGTCAGCGTCGCCAACACCTTCAGCAGCGGTGATGCCGACTATTTTCTCGACTTCAAACTCCCCTACGCGGTGTTCAAGGGGGCCACCGGGATGACCGACGGGACGGCGATCCGTTTCATCGGCGGTACCTCCAACAACGCCCAAAAACTCAATGCCACGGGCTCCGACCTCATCGGCTCGACCGGCAACATCACCCTCTACGACGGCCTGGGGGATTACTTCACCCCAAGCGGCCTGTTGCCGGCCACCGGCAGCAACGGCCAGGTCGATTTCGTCAAATCCCTTGCCGGCAATGAAGAGGCGACGGTGATCACCGTCGGCCAGACGGTCTATGTCCGGGTCACTGATGCCGACCAGACCCCCTCCTTCAACCCCGGCCAAACCGTCGTCGTCACCCTCGTCACCTCGGGTGGGGACACCGAGGTCATCACCCTGACCGCCACCGGGGTGGCCGGCAAGTTTACCGGCACCCTCCCCAGCGCCAGCGCCGCCGGCGGGCGCACCAGTCGCGACAACACTCTTCAGATCCTGGCCGGCGAGAGCGTGATGGCGACCTATCTCGATATTCTGACCGCAGCCGGCGCCGCCACCCCGCCGGTCGTCCGTACCGACCTCCTGCAGGTGACCGCCACCGGCACCGATATCCGGGTCACCAAGAGCGCCAGCACCCTCGCCCCGGTCGCCGGTCAGACCCTGACTTTCACCCTGACCGCCAGCAACCTCGGACAGGTCAATGCCAGCGGCGTTCAGGTCACCGACCTCCTTCCGACGGGGCTGACCTTTGTGGCGGCGGCCGGCAGCGGCAGCTACACCAGTGCCAACGGTCTCTGGAGCATAGGCGCCCTCGATGCCGGAACCACCGCGGCCCTGACCCTGACGGTCACCGTCGACATCGGGGTCTCCGGGGTGCTGACCAACACCGCCAGTCTGACGGCATTGTCCCCCACCGATGTCGTTCCGGCCAACAACAGCGCCAGTGTCACCCTGACCGTCGGCGGCGCCGATCTGGCCCTGAGCAAGAGCGTCAGCAAGGCGATCGTCACCTCCGGGGAAAATGTCGTCTTCAACCTCTCCTTGCGCAATTACGGTCCCCTTGAGGCGACGAATGTGGTGATCCGGGACCTGCTGCCGGCCGGCCTGACCTACGTCAGCCACAGCGGCTCCGGCAGCTATCTGCCCGGCAGCGGCGACTGGACTCTGGCCAGCGTCCCCGCCGGCACCATCACCACCCTGGCCATTACCGCCACGGTCACCGGCGCCGCAGGCAGCAGCCATGTCAACACCGCCACTGTGCTGAGCTCCTCCCGGCCGGACCCGGTGGCCAGCAACAACGCCGCCAGCGCCACGGT
This region includes:
- a CDS encoding sigma-54-dependent transcriptional regulator codes for the protein MNNLKQMTLLFVEDQNLLRKAMGDLLSPYCGKLLFADNGRQALEIFQREKPDLVLTDIIMPLMDGLALTEELSKLSPETPVVLLSAYSDVPNLLRGIELGVAGFVPKPFKDEKLLATLNKAALPVLQKKQLLGLESELHNSVEQLLGKGPKLRKIAGQVVRIARSNYALLIQGETGTGKSRLAMLVHDLSTRAEKPFITVQLGSIPESLVAAELFGHEKGAFTGAEKKREGLVHAAQGGTLFLDDIDAVPPSVQALLLQLVEEKNYRPLGGNRKIPADIRIIVASNKDLAAEAAAGTFRRDLFYRLATFMIEMPPLRTIPEDIPGLAAKFLLEACHEIGRPTPEISEGGLTLLQSHSWPGNIRELRNTIKHSAVMADGRVTAAILQGTLGEPSPAAGKPANDLTTCNDGCANSLPLEMADVEKWALTRALAAAEGKKMVAARLLDMNYYTFRRRLTRYGMCGEVDD